The following is a genomic window from Thiomicrorhabdus sp..
TGGCATTTATCAGCCAGCATTACGGGCATCATCCGATTCCAAGCGAAATACTGGTCTCCGAAGCCTTGCCGGAGCGAGTGGAGCTGGAGGAGGGGTTGTCGGAGATTCGCGGCCAGAAAACTGCGATTAAAACAGCCGTATCGAAAAACGCCCGGGGATTGATGCAGCTGGCAATGACAAATGCGGAAGCCGGTCTGAAGCAGCACCGTAATCAGAAAGCTTCCCAGTCGCAGCGGCTGCAAGCCTTGCAGGAAGTCTTGGCGCTTCCGGTTCTTCCAAATCACATGGAGTGCTTTGATATCAGCCATACTCAGGGGGAACTGACGGTTGCGAGTTGCGTGGTTTTTGAAGAAGGCGTGCCTGCGCAGGCGCAATACCGTAAATTCAATATAGAAGGCATTCAGGGCGGAGATGATTACGCAGCAATGCATCAGGTATTGTCGCGCCGTTACGGACGTTTGAAAGCCGCAAATGGCCCTTATCCCGATCTGGTCGTGGTTGATGGCGGTAAAGGGCAGTTAAATCAAGCCATCGAAGTGCTAAAAACCTTGGAACTGGAATTTATTCCACTGGTTTCGGTTGCCAAAGGAGAGGGGCGTAAAGCTGGTCTGGAAATTCTTTATACACCTTATAACGACGAAGGAATTGATCTGGAAGCCGACGATGCGGCACTGCATTTGATCAATTACATCCGAGACGAAGCCCACCGTTTTGCGATCACGTCGCATCGGAAGCGTCGCCAGAAGCAACAGACGCACTCATCACTGGAATCGATTGATGGGATCGGGCCGAAAACGAGGAAACGTTTGTTGGTGCATTTCGGCGGCTTAAGAGAAGTTCAAAATGCTTCGGTAGCGGAATTGCAAAAGGTTCAGGGAATCAGTTCGAACAAAGCGCAACAGATTTACGATTTCTTCCACGGTTCGGTCTGAAGCGGCAGTCGGGGCTTAGATTAACATCAACGACGATGAAAAGTCTTGGTATGATATAGACGCTGTAAATCCGCATGAGTCAGGATATTTCCGAAACGAAAACAGCACGATTCCGTATTTTTGCAGAGCCGCAGCGTTTTGCCGTCTTTTGAATAAAGAATAAAAAGAAGAGTATATGAATTTACAGTCCCTTCCTATGATGATGACCTGGTCGAGAGTGGTGTTAATTCCGGTCTTTCTGGTCTGTTATTATGCGCCGATTGAGGATGCGCGTTTTTGGGCCGGCCTGGCATTTATGATCGCGGCAATCACCGACTGGTTTGATGGTTTTCTGGCTCGAAAGCTCGGTAGCGACAGTAAGTTAGGGGCGTTTCTTGATCCGGTCGCCGATAAGTTAATTGTGGCGGCGGCTTTGATCGTCGTTGCTGCCGAATACCACGATAACCTGCTGGTGATTTTTTCGGCAGTCGTCATTATGATGCGTGAAGTCGGCATTTCTGCTTTACGTGAATGGATGGCCGAAAATAACGCCCGCGAAGTGGTCGCGGTTTCTAAATTAGGTAAAATCAAAACGGCTTCGCAACTGGCTGCTTTAACCTGGCTGATCTATGGTGGTGAGCTTTGGGGCGTTAACTGGGGGGAACTTGGCTTTCCGATGTTGTATTTTGCCGCTGTCCTGACTGTGATCACTTGGGTTCAATATACCCGCGCTGCCTTGCCAGAGATCATTCGTTCAACCAACTCGTCAACTTGAGT
Proteins encoded in this region:
- the uvrC gene encoding excinuclease ABC subunit UvrC translates to MDSAAIEGFDIEAFLKQLTQRPGVYRMLDSDGEILYVGKAKNLKKRVSSYFKKRHDEIKTASMVAQICAIEVTVTETESEAFILENTLIKRHKPKYNILFRDDKSYPYIYVSTAKRYPSLGYHRGAKRRPGEYFGPFPNASAVHQTLQALQKIFPVRQCAESVFNHRTRPCLQYQIKRCSGPCVAGLVSDEEYQRDVRHTLMFLQGKNFEVIDELGNQMQQAAADWEYEAAARYRDKISALRTIQSQHLINQPGSKDLDVVAVREEGNHWGLCLMMYRGGNLWGSELFYPRWNAQSTTADVLMAFISQHYGHHPIPSEILVSEALPERVELEEGLSEIRGQKTAIKTAVSKNARGLMQLAMTNAEAGLKQHRNQKASQSQRLQALQEVLALPVLPNHMECFDISHTQGELTVASCVVFEEGVPAQAQYRKFNIEGIQGGDDYAAMHQVLSRRYGRLKAANGPYPDLVVVDGGKGQLNQAIEVLKTLELEFIPLVSVAKGEGRKAGLEILYTPYNDEGIDLEADDAALHLINYIRDEAHRFAITSHRKRRQKQQTHSSLESIDGIGPKTRKRLLVHFGGLREVQNASVAELQKVQGISSNKAQQIYDFFHGSV
- the pgsA gene encoding CDP-diacylglycerol--glycerol-3-phosphate 3-phosphatidyltransferase, with protein sequence MNLQSLPMMMTWSRVVLIPVFLVCYYAPIEDARFWAGLAFMIAAITDWFDGFLARKLGSDSKLGAFLDPVADKLIVAAALIVVAAEYHDNLLVIFSAVVIMMREVGISALREWMAENNAREVVAVSKLGKIKTASQLAALTWLIYGGELWGVNWGELGFPMLYFAAVLTVITWVQYTRAALPEIIRSTNSST